The following are encoded in a window of uncultured Sphaerochaeta sp. genomic DNA:
- a CDS encoding DUF3164 family protein, translated as MKKEIDGKTYYQNSKGNLVPEDLIKPYDLIKDQTVNLAFSKVMDLRHQMIETKAEVMAMIAELQQVLADQYQITLGGKKENLMVSSFDGAVRIVVAMNEYQSFDEKIHIAKQVIDSCIERWAEGTNANLKVIIDQAFAINQSGHMDIRSIVNLRRLNIDDEEWKKAMDIISDSLQTVVSKQYFRVYRRDSEGKYLMVNLDLASMQ; from the coding sequence ATGAAAAAGGAAATTGATGGCAAGACCTATTATCAGAACAGCAAGGGGAACCTCGTTCCTGAGGACCTTATCAAGCCATACGACCTGATAAAAGACCAGACTGTCAATCTGGCATTCAGCAAGGTCATGGACCTTAGGCATCAAATGATAGAGACGAAGGCAGAGGTTATGGCCATGATAGCCGAACTACAACAGGTTCTTGCTGATCAATACCAGATCACCCTGGGGGGGAAGAAAGAGAACCTGATGGTCAGCTCCTTCGATGGGGCTGTAAGGATCGTCGTTGCAATGAATGAGTACCAATCTTTCGATGAGAAAATCCACATTGCAAAGCAGGTGATCGACAGCTGCATTGAGCGCTGGGCAGAAGGTACCAACGCCAACCTCAAGGTAATCATCGACCAGGCGTTCGCCATCAACCAATCGGGACATATGGATATTCGCAGCATCGTTAATCTCCGGAGGCTGAACATTGATGATGAGGAATGGAAGAAAGCGATGGACATCATTTCTGACAGCCTCCAGACGGTTGTGTCCAAGCAATATTTCAGGGTCTACAGGCGGGATAGTGAAGGCAAATATTTGATGGTCAATCTTGATCTGGCAAGTATGCAATAG
- a CDS encoding phage protein GemA/Gp16 family protein yields the protein MSRSTLITRIHLAKQKARVCHDCGKFFFGKECTCGSKFSNPMRDCKYRELLMELTGESSCTAMTDEQLRKVDQLFDRAGFSKAYPYNPPPERREKYAVIRQIERRAKAVLGKGWENRVSGFCKATIGKTELHRLTGKELRKVIGWINRLDKKQKSEGAANEKGN from the coding sequence ATGAGTAGAAGCACCTTGATTACCAGAATTCATCTTGCAAAGCAGAAAGCACGTGTCTGCCATGACTGTGGAAAATTTTTCTTTGGAAAGGAATGTACTTGTGGAAGCAAATTCTCTAATCCCATGAGGGATTGCAAATATAGGGAATTACTCATGGAACTTACAGGAGAAAGCTCGTGTACGGCGATGACGGATGAACAACTTCGGAAGGTTGATCAACTGTTTGACCGTGCAGGATTCTCCAAGGCTTATCCATACAATCCACCACCGGAGCGCCGAGAGAAATATGCAGTCATCCGACAGATTGAAAGGCGGGCGAAAGCTGTTCTGGGAAAAGGATGGGAAAATCGTGTTTCGGGATTCTGCAAGGCAACAATAGGAAAAACCGAACTACATCGCCTTACAGGCAAAGAGTTGCGCAAGGTAATCGGATGGATCAACCGATTGGATAAAAAACAGAAAAGCGAAGGAGCAGCAAATGAAAAAGGAAATTGA